The following proteins are encoded in a genomic region of Glycine max cultivar Williams 82 chromosome 18, Glycine_max_v4.0, whole genome shotgun sequence:
- the LOC121173905 gene encoding uncharacterized protein yields the protein MQQPVPESPSQPLNIHGITLKGKHDENWGQLFAPMIQQWNNRHAFRVDAYPRQEGLLSFNSDYMVWYRRKTKMFVDPENAKTATLGEVAEALQYMVSPQGRKTCTFDDLVPYVEKITILSEEQERVTEPVSHGPASERQFPAQQFHMLQSSIETQGIVRRRDTVEAEEYSQQMVERGHGMYYTPQTFAEYPTQMYQYPFQGHDIDTSATQQSFGGFAETQAQFSWPTMTPSQQYHRPIPTPNAPLETQWNVPGQIPNTGDLFGVDLRNAFSAEADEEEAGRHWGRRNPDRQARRWDRPCGTSSQHHGHQSE from the exons ATGCAACAACCAGTTCCAGAGTCTCCTTCACAACCCCTAAACATTCATGGCATAACATTAAAGGGGAAACATGACGAAAATTGGGGGCAATTGTTCGCCCCAATGATTCAGCAGTGGAATAATCGCCATGCATTTAGGGTCGACGCTTATCCCCGACAAGAAggcctattgagttttaactcggactacatggtctggtataggcgaaagacaaagatgtttgttgacccAGAAAATGCAAAGACggctacattg GGTGAAGTTGCGGAGGCATTACAATACATGGTgtctcctcaagggaggaaAACATGCACatttgatgatctcgtgccttatgtggaaaaaattacaattttatccgaagagcaagagagagtcactgagccagtgtcacatggtcccgcatcagagcgtcaatttcccgcacaacagtttcacatgcttcagtCAAGTATTGAAACTCAGGGGATAGTTAGAAGAAGGGACACTGTTGAAGCGGaagaatattcccaacaaatggtggagcgtggccatggaatgtattacacgccacaaACATTTGCTGAGTATCCgacacagatgtatcagtatccttttcaGGGTCATGACATTGATACTTCTGCAACCCAGCAATCGTTCGGTGGTTTTGCGGAAACACAAGCTCAATTTTCATGGCCCACAATGACCCCTTCACAGCAATATCATAggccaattccaacacctaatgccccGTTAGAAACACAATGGAATGTACCGGGACAAATACCTAATACGGGTGACTTATTCGGTGTTGATTTGCGTAACGCATTTTCTGCGGAGGCTGACGAAGAAGAAGCGGGGAGGCATTGgggcagaagaaatcctgatcgccaagcacgaagatgggatcgaccatgtggcacatcctcacaGCATCACGGACACCAAAGTGAATGA
- the LOC121173964 gene encoding uncharacterized protein has translation MATSQDGNGGVLPLAFAVVEGETLTAWSWFLAHLHEHVTDKNGICLIYDRHTSIKSVVANEHLGWQPPHGYHVYCVRHIANNFNRKFNNAKQKEMFKKLAYTPCKHVFDQNLEKFRQLSPAIARWIDRISKEKWSMAYDTSGRRYGHMTTNLSECVNKVLKDCRSIPITALVKSTYSRCRKYFVDRGRQAQRQLREGQVYCSKLVTELRKNQEQACSHIVRVYDIHSTRFEVEETFNPITQRFCSMYLLVGLQ, from the exons atggccacatcgcaagatggaaatggtggtgttcttcctctagcattcgctgTGGTCGAAGGCGAGACGCTAACAgcatggtcatggtttttggcccacttgcatgaacacgtcacagataaGAATGGAATTTGTCTAATATATGATCGTCACACGAGTATAAAGTCTGTTGTCGCTAACGAACatcttggttggcaacctccccacggttatcatgtgtactgcgtccgacacatagccaacaatttcaatcgcaaattcaacaacgcgaaacaaaaagagatgttcaagaaattgg cgtacactccttgcaagcatgtgtttgatcaaaacttagaaaaatttcgtcaactgagtccagccatagcaagatggattgatcgcatttcaaaggaaaaatggagcatGGCTTACGATACATCTGGACGACGATATggtcacatgacaaccaacctatCAGAATGTGTGAATAAGGTGTTGAAAGATTGTCGCAGCATTCCAATAACAGCGTTGGTCAAGTCAACATATAGTAGGtgccgaaagtactttgttgatcgtggtcgccaagcccaaagacaattaagaGAAGGCCAAGTTTATTGTTCTAAGCTTGTTACAGAACttaggaaaaatcaagaacaagcttgttcgcacatcgttcgTGTGTACGATATCCActcgacaaggtttgaagtagaggagacctttAATCCTATcacgcaac GTTTTTGTTCAATGTATTTACTTGTTGGTCTTCAATGA